The following are encoded together in the Nisaea sediminum genome:
- a CDS encoding DUF1013 domain-containing protein translates to MAQPLMPKATAVWLIDNTALSFEQIADFCGLHALEVQAIADGEVSYGIQGIDPILNGQVAREEIDKAQADPNYRMKLQVSTLPKPQARSKGPKYVPVSKRGDKPDAIAWLVKHHPELKDAQVAKLVGTTKDTINKVRDRTHWNSQNITARHPVLLGLCSQMDLDQAVTKAGGTAAPPESQLESISEVP, encoded by the coding sequence ATGGCGCAACCGCTGATGCCGAAGGCCACCGCCGTCTGGCTGATCGACAATACGGCGCTGAGCTTCGAACAGATTGCCGACTTCTGCGGCCTCCACGCTCTGGAAGTCCAGGCCATCGCCGACGGAGAGGTGAGCTACGGGATCCAGGGCATCGACCCGATCCTGAACGGTCAGGTCGCCCGCGAGGAAATCGACAAGGCGCAGGCAGACCCGAACTACCGGATGAAGCTGCAGGTCAGCACGCTGCCGAAGCCGCAGGCGCGCTCTAAGGGCCCAAAATACGTTCCGGTCTCCAAACGCGGCGACAAGCCCGACGCCATCGCCTGGCTCGTGAAGCACCATCCGGAATTGAAGGATGCGCAGGTCGCCAAGCTGGTCGGCACCACGAAGGACACGATCAACAAGGTGCGCGACCGCACGCACTGGAACTCCCAGAACATCACGGCACGGCATCCGGTGTTGCTCGGGCTTTGCTCGCAGATGGACCTCGACCAGGCCGTCACGAAAGCAGGCGGCACGGCAGCTCCGCCGGAATCCCAGCTGGAATCGATCTCCGAAGTGCCCTGA
- a CDS encoding GNAT family N-acetyltransferase, translated as MSGGAAFSVRLLGAQDAAAFLALRKSALEVFPAAFSAAPEDDFLQTESDASALFARREDGVVFGGFTDRLKGCVGLFREKKLKTRHKVHLWTMFVERDARGAGMGRALLEAAIGHAGGMDGVTDIHLGVSDLAPAARALYESVGFVTWGVEPRALRIQGSTVSIRQMVLPVRRAGQG; from the coding sequence GTGAGCGGCGGCGCAGCATTCTCGGTCCGCCTCCTCGGCGCGCAGGATGCGGCTGCCTTCCTCGCTCTCAGGAAAAGCGCGCTGGAAGTCTTTCCGGCGGCATTCAGCGCCGCTCCGGAGGACGATTTCCTGCAAACGGAATCCGATGCCAGCGCGCTTTTTGCGCGCCGGGAGGACGGAGTCGTTTTCGGCGGCTTTACCGATCGCCTCAAAGGCTGTGTCGGTCTGTTCCGCGAAAAGAAGCTGAAGACCCGGCACAAGGTTCATCTCTGGACCATGTTCGTCGAGCGGGATGCGCGCGGAGCCGGCATGGGGCGGGCGCTGCTCGAGGCGGCGATCGGTCATGCCGGTGGCATGGACGGAGTTACCGACATACATCTTGGTGTTTCGGATCTCGCGCCGGCCGCGCGCGCGCTCTATGAGAGCGTCGGATTCGTCACCTGGGGCGTGGAGCCGAGGGCGCTTAGGATTCAAGGCTCTACGGTTTCGATCCGGCAGATGGTGCTGCCGGTGCGGCGCGCCGGACAGGGCTGA
- a CDS encoding AzlC family ABC transporter permease: protein METTFTTAGLRRGISLIWHVAISGFFFAIAVGVVARDVGMSWLEAVVMSGVVFAGASQVAIIDLWQSPLPLLVIALTTLGVNSRMLLMGASMREWFRPLKRRTVWASFFFLTDINWAMAIAERRKGETDAALLMGSGMLLWATWVTGTAIGHAVGGAALDPKALAFDVLVPAFFVIMIKPIWTGRKQLLPWATAAAGAILADAFIPGNAHVIVGGIAGSLVGGLLRDR, encoded by the coding sequence ATGGAAACGACCTTCACAACCGCCGGGCTGCGCCGCGGCATAAGCCTGATCTGGCATGTCGCCATCAGCGGCTTTTTCTTCGCCATCGCGGTCGGCGTGGTCGCACGCGACGTGGGCATGAGCTGGCTCGAGGCCGTCGTCATGAGCGGCGTGGTCTTCGCCGGCGCCTCCCAGGTCGCGATCATCGATCTCTGGCAATCCCCCTTGCCCCTGCTCGTCATCGCCCTGACCACACTCGGCGTGAATTCCCGCATGCTGCTGATGGGCGCTTCCATGCGGGAATGGTTCCGCCCGCTGAAGCGCCGGACGGTCTGGGCCAGTTTCTTCTTCCTGACCGATATCAACTGGGCCATGGCGATCGCCGAACGGCGCAAGGGCGAGACCGACGCGGCGCTGCTCATGGGCTCGGGCATGCTGCTCTGGGCGACCTGGGTCACCGGCACGGCGATCGGCCATGCCGTCGGCGGTGCGGCGCTGGATCCGAAAGCGCTCGCTTTCGACGTGCTGGTGCCCGCTTTCTTCGTGATCATGATCAAGCCGATCTGGACCGGCCGGAAGCAGCTTCTGCCGTGGGCGACGGCCGCCGCCGGGGCGATCCTCGCCGACGCCTTCATCCCCGGAAACGCGCACGTCATCGTCGGCGGGATCGCCGGCTCTCTGGTCGGAGGGCTGCTCCGTGACCGCTGA
- a CDS encoding DUF1192 domain-containing protein, which yields MEFEDLEPKNKLRKPTDLSNWNIEDLEAYIENMRQEISRAEAMIAEKRSVSSAAESLFKK from the coding sequence ATGGAATTCGAAGATCTGGAACCGAAGAACAAACTGCGCAAGCCGACCGATCTCTCGAACTGGAACATCGAAGACCTCGAGGCCTATATCGAGAACATGAGGCAGGAAATCTCCCGGGCGGAGGCGATGATCGCCGAAAAACGTTCGGTTTCCTCGGCGGCGGAGTCGCTGTTCAAGAAGTAA
- a CDS encoding helix-turn-helix domain-containing protein, protein MTDVTQQTGTAGQGSPASAECPNDDPLPHARFTLDGVPEKERYDLWRDSISCIFEVEAEREIRQGPFEASIDANLFGSIMLARTQTLQQRWSRTPALMAKDGMDHYMIQVYEHGDMLWETSEGTRSFPKHGLVIFDLAEQVVTRTNNFSNLSLFIPRSMLDEQLKDRGSQHLRVLTADEPMVHLLRDHMVSLKSLSSQMTARQAVEISPATIGLAAACLNAVISPDDPRQTSGASMARMTIIRRLIEANLGNPELSVDWITGKVGLSRTKLYELFEQLGGVANYIRRRRLRRALIMLTDKSTAHLSIYDIAMEASYTSDAAFVRAFRARYGVTPGDVRAAGHRLLVAEGMKTPGVDRRHEAWVHNL, encoded by the coding sequence ATGACCGATGTGACGCAACAGACAGGGACAGCAGGGCAGGGTTCACCCGCCAGCGCCGAATGCCCAAACGACGATCCGCTCCCCCATGCGCGTTTCACGCTGGATGGGGTTCCCGAGAAAGAGCGCTATGACCTTTGGCGCGACAGCATCTCCTGTATTTTCGAGGTAGAAGCGGAGCGTGAGATCCGGCAGGGGCCGTTCGAGGCCTCAATCGACGCGAACCTGTTCGGCTCGATCATGCTCGCGCGAACCCAGACGCTCCAGCAACGGTGGAGCCGGACTCCCGCCCTCATGGCGAAAGACGGCATGGATCACTACATGATCCAGGTCTATGAGCATGGAGACATGCTCTGGGAAACCTCGGAAGGCACTCGATCCTTTCCGAAGCACGGGCTGGTTATTTTTGACCTGGCAGAACAAGTCGTCACAAGAACCAACAATTTCTCCAATCTCTCGCTCTTCATTCCCCGTTCCATGCTCGACGAGCAGCTGAAGGACCGTGGCAGCCAGCATCTGCGGGTGCTGACCGCGGACGAACCGATGGTTCATCTCCTGCGCGATCACATGGTTTCGCTGAAATCCCTCTCGTCTCAGATGACGGCACGTCAGGCGGTCGAAATTTCGCCGGCGACGATCGGTTTGGCAGCAGCGTGCCTGAACGCCGTGATATCACCGGACGACCCGCGGCAGACGTCCGGTGCATCCATGGCCCGTATGACCATCATCCGGCGTCTTATCGAGGCAAATCTCGGAAATCCCGAGCTCAGCGTGGACTGGATCACCGGCAAGGTCGGGCTGTCGCGAACCAAGCTCTACGAACTGTTCGAGCAGCTCGGTGGGGTCGCAAATTATATTCGGAGACGAAGGCTCCGGCGCGCGCTCATCATGCTCACCGACAAGAGCACGGCGCATCTGTCGATCTACGATATTGCGATGGAGGCGAGCTATACCAGCGACGCGGCATTCGTGCGCGCCTTCCGTGCCAGGTATGGCGTTACTCCGGGGGATGTGCGCGCCGCGGGCCATCGGTTGCTGGTTGCCGAAGGCATGAAGACGCCCGGCGTGGACAGGCGGCACGAGGCCTGGGTGCACAATCTCTAG
- a CDS encoding UbiX family flavin prenyltransferase, which translates to MRTSQKKRLIVGISGASGIVYGIRLLELLRALPEEQRVETHLIMSRAAEVTLAHETDFKVRDVEKLADVVHANKDIGASVASGSFRSLGMIIAPCSMKSLAEIATGVTDTLLSRAADVVLKERRRLVCMVRETPLHSGHLRNMLALSDMGAVIAPPVPAFYAKPESIAAMVDHSLGRVLDLFDLDSGTVHRWREKDES; encoded by the coding sequence ATGAGAACTTCACAAAAAAAGCGGCTGATCGTCGGCATCAGCGGGGCCTCCGGAATCGTCTATGGCATCCGCCTGCTGGAGCTTCTGAGGGCGCTTCCCGAAGAACAAAGGGTCGAGACTCATCTGATCATGAGCCGGGCCGCGGAAGTCACGCTCGCGCATGAAACGGATTTCAAGGTCCGGGACGTCGAGAAACTCGCCGATGTGGTCCATGCCAACAAGGATATCGGCGCGTCCGTGGCCTCCGGATCGTTCCGTTCGCTTGGCATGATCATCGCGCCCTGCTCGATGAAGAGCCTCGCCGAGATCGCGACGGGCGTGACCGACACGCTGCTGTCGCGTGCGGCGGACGTGGTGCTCAAGGAACGGCGCCGCCTCGTCTGCATGGTGCGCGAGACGCCGCTTCATTCGGGGCATCTGCGCAACATGCTCGCGCTGTCGGACATGGGGGCGGTGATCGCGCCGCCGGTGCCGGCCTTTTATGCCAAGCCGGAAAGCATTGCCGCCATGGTGGATCATTCGCTCGGACGGGTCCTGGATCTCTTCGATCTCGACAGCGGAACGGTCCATCGCTGGCGGGAGAAGGACGAGTCGTGA
- a CDS encoding YdcH family protein, whose amino-acid sequence MAEAQRIESLKRRHETLERNLETERTRPMPDSAAIAEIKRMKLAIKDEMANLSS is encoded by the coding sequence ATGGCCGAAGCACAGCGTATCGAGTCGCTGAAGAGACGACACGAGACTCTGGAACGCAACCTGGAGACGGAACGCACCAGACCCATGCCAGACAGCGCGGCTATCGCGGAAATCAAACGCATGAAGCTCGCGATCAAGGACGAAATGGCCAATCTCAGTTCTTGA
- a CDS encoding 3-hydroxybutyrate dehydrogenase, with the protein MQDRTVVVTGSTSGIGAALAAAFAAAGANVVLNGFGDAAEIETTRRGLAQRHGVEVLYHGADMTLPEEISDLIVETERRFGAVDVLVNNAGIQHTDRIEDFPPEKWDALIAINLSAVFHGTAAVLPGMRRRGWGRIVNIASNHGFGGGVNKCAYVAAKHAVLGLTKVTALETAGSGITCNAICPGWVKTPLVDRQIETRAVRDGLDIAEATWRLLIEQQPSGRFTTFDQLAAAALFLCGDGAANLTGSSITQDGGWTAL; encoded by the coding sequence ATGCAAGACAGGACGGTCGTCGTTACGGGCTCCACCAGCGGGATCGGTGCGGCGCTGGCGGCGGCGTTCGCCGCGGCGGGCGCGAACGTGGTGTTGAACGGCTTCGGCGACGCGGCGGAGATCGAGACGACAAGACGCGGCCTCGCGCAGCGTCACGGCGTGGAGGTGCTCTATCACGGCGCCGACATGACGTTGCCCGAGGAGATCTCGGATCTGATCGTCGAGACGGAGCGCCGGTTCGGCGCCGTCGACGTGCTGGTCAACAATGCCGGGATCCAGCACACCGACCGGATCGAGGATTTTCCGCCGGAAAAATGGGATGCGCTGATCGCGATCAATCTCTCCGCGGTCTTCCACGGAACGGCGGCCGTGCTGCCGGGTATGCGCCGACGCGGCTGGGGGCGGATCGTCAATATCGCGTCCAATCACGGCTTCGGCGGCGGCGTCAACAAATGCGCCTATGTCGCGGCGAAACATGCGGTGCTGGGCCTGACGAAAGTGACCGCGCTGGAGACGGCCGGCTCCGGCATCACCTGCAATGCGATCTGCCCCGGCTGGGTGAAGACGCCGCTGGTCGACCGGCAGATCGAGACGAGGGCGGTGCGGGACGGGCTCGATATCGCGGAGGCGACCTGGCGCTTGCTGATCGAACAGCAGCCGTCCGGCCGTTTCACGACCTTCGACCAGCTCGCGGCCGCGGCCCTGTTCCTCTGCGGCGACGGAGCGGCGAACCTGACCGGCAGCAGCATCACCCAGGACGGTGGCTGGACGGCGCTCTAG
- a CDS encoding 3-hydroxybutyrate dehydrogenase: protein MKGKTALVTGSTSGIGAAMAAAFAAEGANIVINGLGDAAEIEKGRAALEAKYGVSAMYHGADMTRPDEIEDMVQSAEKRFGSVDVLVNNAGIQHTDPIEAFPVDRWNAVIAINLSAAFHAMRAALPGMQKRGWGRIINIASAHGLVASVNKSAYVAAKHGIVGLTKVAALENAQSGITCNAICPGWVKTPLVVAQIEARAEKNGTSLEKETQALLMEKQPSGQFTTVEQLAGAAVFLCSDAASNMTGTTMTLDGGWTAQ, encoded by the coding sequence ATGAAGGGTAAGACGGCACTCGTTACCGGTTCAACCAGCGGGATCGGCGCGGCCATGGCCGCCGCCTTCGCGGCCGAAGGCGCGAACATCGTCATCAACGGTCTTGGCGATGCGGCCGAGATCGAGAAGGGCCGCGCTGCACTGGAAGCCAAATACGGGGTTTCCGCGATGTATCACGGCGCTGACATGACCAGACCGGACGAGATCGAGGACATGGTCCAGAGCGCGGAGAAGCGTTTCGGTTCCGTCGATGTCTTGGTGAACAATGCCGGGATCCAGCACACCGATCCGATCGAGGCCTTCCCGGTTGACCGATGGAACGCCGTGATCGCGATCAATCTCTCCGCGGCCTTCCACGCCATGCGCGCGGCGTTGCCGGGCATGCAGAAGCGCGGCTGGGGCCGGATCATCAATATCGCCTCCGCGCACGGGCTCGTCGCTTCGGTCAACAAGTCGGCCTATGTCGCGGCCAAGCACGGTATCGTCGGCCTGACCAAGGTCGCGGCGCTCGAGAACGCGCAGTCCGGGATCACCTGCAACGCGATCTGCCCCGGTTGGGTGAAGACGCCGCTGGTGGTCGCGCAGATCGAGGCCCGGGCCGAGAAGAACGGCACCAGCCTCGAGAAGGAAACCCAGGCCCTTCTGATGGAGAAGCAGCCTTCCGGGCAGTTCACCACGGTCGAACAGCTCGCCGGCGCCGCCGTGTTTCTCTGCAGCGATGCCGCCAGCAACATGACCGGCACGACCATGACCCTCGACGGCGGCTGGACGGCGCAATAA
- a CDS encoding AzlD family protein, with the protein MTADFLALDMSFDTTALIAILLMGAVTYFTRLGGFLMMRWIPEGGFVSRWLSAIPGAVLVAILAPTVWNIGWMERAGLLVTLALSAIGANSLIAVVLGTAAVAAGRALL; encoded by the coding sequence GTGACCGCTGATTTCCTCGCCCTCGACATGAGCTTCGACACCACCGCCCTGATCGCCATCCTGCTGATGGGCGCCGTAACCTATTTCACCCGGCTCGGCGGCTTTCTGATGATGCGCTGGATCCCGGAAGGCGGTTTCGTCTCCCGCTGGCTCTCGGCCATCCCGGGAGCGGTCCTGGTCGCCATTCTCGCCCCGACCGTCTGGAACATCGGCTGGATGGAACGGGCCGGGCTGCTCGTCACCCTGGCGCTCTCCGCGATCGGCGCCAATTCCCTGATCGCGGTCGTGCTCGGCACTGCGGCTGTCGCGGCCGGCCGGGCCCTGCTCTAG
- a CDS encoding propionyl-CoA synthetase — protein sequence MGQFDEVYRRSLEDPEGFWGEAADDVFWFKRWEKVLDASRPPFYRWFEGGTTNTCYNALDRHVEDGRGAQAALIYDSPVTKTKQSFTYSELTDKVAAFAGVLEKYGVGYGDRVIIYMPMIPEAAIAMLATTRIGAVHSVVFGGFASNELAKRIDDCKPKLIVTASCGIEPGRTVAYMPLLDGAIEMAKHKPDHCIVYQRPMAEAKLTEDRDIEWNAAHEGATPAACAEVKATDPAYILYTSGTTGVPKGVVRATGGHIVALKWSMKNIYGVDPGEVFWAASDVGWVVGHSYIVYAPLFHGCTTMLYEGKPVGTPDAGAFWRVISEHKVSTMFTAPTAIRAIKKEDPDGKLLANYDMSHYKAQFLAGERCDPDTLHWCEDKLKVPVVDHWWQTETGWPIASNCLGIEQLPVKAGSPTRAVPGWDVQILDEACKEVKRGDVGAISIKLPLPPGALPTLWQNDERYVESYLADYPGYYKTGDAGYMDEDGYLYVMSRTDDIINVAGHRLSTGGMEEVLANHPAVAECAVIGVADQLKGQVPLGFVVLKDGVNTPEEQILKELVQMVRDRIGPVAAFKQATIVQRLPKTRSGKILRGTMQKIADGESYPMPATIDDPSILPEIADALKGIGYAK from the coding sequence ATGGGCCAGTTCGATGAGGTCTATCGGCGCTCGCTGGAAGATCCGGAAGGTTTCTGGGGCGAGGCGGCAGACGACGTTTTCTGGTTCAAGCGCTGGGAAAAGGTCCTGGATGCGAGCAGGCCGCCCTTTTACCGCTGGTTCGAAGGCGGCACGACCAACACCTGTTACAACGCCCTCGACCGCCATGTCGAAGACGGCCGCGGCGCGCAGGCCGCGCTGATCTACGACAGCCCGGTCACCAAGACCAAGCAGAGCTTCACCTACAGCGAACTGACGGACAAGGTCGCGGCCTTCGCCGGCGTTCTGGAGAAATATGGCGTCGGCTACGGCGACCGCGTGATCATCTACATGCCGATGATCCCCGAGGCCGCAATTGCCATGCTGGCGACCACCAGGATCGGCGCGGTGCATTCCGTCGTCTTCGGCGGCTTCGCCTCGAACGAGCTCGCCAAACGCATCGACGACTGCAAGCCGAAGCTGATCGTCACCGCCTCCTGCGGCATCGAACCCGGCCGGACCGTCGCCTATATGCCGCTGCTCGACGGCGCCATCGAGATGGCGAAGCACAAGCCGGACCATTGCATCGTCTACCAACGCCCGATGGCCGAGGCGAAACTGACCGAGGACCGCGACATCGAGTGGAACGCGGCGCATGAAGGTGCCACGCCTGCCGCCTGCGCCGAGGTCAAGGCGACCGACCCCGCCTATATCCTCTACACCTCCGGCACCACCGGTGTGCCGAAGGGCGTCGTCCGGGCGACCGGTGGCCATATCGTCGCCCTCAAATGGTCGATGAAGAACATCTACGGCGTCGATCCGGGCGAGGTCTTCTGGGCCGCTTCCGACGTCGGCTGGGTGGTCGGCCATTCCTATATCGTGTACGCCCCGCTCTTCCACGGCTGCACCACCATGCTCTACGAGGGCAAGCCGGTCGGCACGCCGGACGCGGGCGCCTTCTGGCGGGTGATCTCGGAGCACAAGGTCTCCACCATGTTCACCGCGCCGACCGCGATCCGCGCGATCAAGAAGGAGGATCCGGACGGCAAGCTGCTGGCGAACTACGACATGAGCCACTACAAGGCCCAGTTCCTCGCCGGCGAGCGCTGCGATCCCGACACGCTGCACTGGTGCGAGGACAAGTTGAAGGTGCCAGTGGTCGATCACTGGTGGCAGACCGAGACCGGCTGGCCGATCGCCTCGAACTGCCTCGGCATCGAGCAGCTTCCGGTCAAGGCGGGTTCGCCGACGCGCGCGGTTCCCGGATGGGACGTGCAGATCCTCGACGAGGCGTGCAAGGAAGTGAAGCGCGGCGATGTCGGCGCGATCTCCATCAAGCTGCCGCTGCCGCCGGGCGCCCTGCCGACGCTCTGGCAGAACGACGAGCGCTATGTCGAGAGCTACCTCGCGGACTATCCCGGCTACTACAAGACCGGAGATGCCGGCTACATGGACGAGGACGGCTATCTCTACGTGATGAGCCGGACCGACGACATCATCAATGTCGCTGGCCACCGGCTCTCGACCGGCGGCATGGAGGAGGTCCTGGCGAACCATCCGGCCGTCGCCGAATGCGCCGTGATCGGCGTCGCCGACCAGCTCAAGGGTCAGGTTCCGCTTGGCTTCGTCGTGCTGAAGGACGGCGTCAATACGCCGGAGGAGCAGATCCTGAAGGAGCTGGTGCAGATGGTCCGCGACAGGATCGGCCCGGTCGCCGCCTTCAAGCAGGCGACGATCGTGCAGCGCCTGCCGAAGACCCGGTCGGGCAAGATCCTCCGCGGCACCATGCAGAAGATCGCCGACGGCGAGAGCTATCCGATGCCGGCCACGATCGACGATCCGTCGATCCTTCCCGAGATCGCCGACGCGCTGAAGGGGATCGGCTACGCCAAGTAG
- a CDS encoding GlxA family transcriptional regulator codes for MFDDPNDVPLTVDFFLTPNFSLLPFTAAIEPLRSANRMSGKTLYHWRVFSEDGKPVPASNGVEVMTVGSIFDLKDSDVIIVAAGIDAHHYKNDRVFGALRRLSRQGAAIGSVCTGAHVLARAGLLEDRRCTIHWENLGGFSEEFPEIDVTSDLFEIDRDRFTCSGGTAALDMMLHLIARQHGFKLANEVSEQFIHDRIREPHDHQRMELRARLGVSHPKLIAVIAEMEANLEEPLSQTALADKAGLSTRQLERLFRKYLSSTPTRYYLNLRLQRARQLLAQTSMSILSVALACGFVSASHFSKCYRECFGRTPRAERAVRHDAPTLVMQKLAG; via the coding sequence ATGTTCGACGACCCTAACGATGTTCCGCTGACCGTTGATTTCTTTCTGACGCCGAACTTCTCGCTGCTCCCGTTCACGGCCGCGATCGAGCCTTTGCGCTCCGCGAACCGCATGTCCGGGAAAACACTCTATCACTGGCGCGTCTTCAGCGAGGACGGCAAGCCTGTTCCGGCAAGCAATGGCGTCGAGGTGATGACCGTCGGCTCGATCTTCGATCTGAAGGACTCGGACGTTATCATCGTCGCGGCCGGGATAGATGCCCATCACTACAAGAACGACCGGGTCTTCGGCGCTCTGCGGCGCCTGTCGCGACAGGGCGCGGCCATCGGCTCGGTCTGCACCGGCGCCCATGTGCTGGCCCGCGCGGGGCTGCTCGAAGACCGGCGCTGCACGATCCACTGGGAGAATCTCGGGGGCTTCTCCGAAGAGTTCCCCGAAATCGACGTGACCTCGGACCTGTTCGAGATCGACCGCGACCGTTTCACCTGTTCCGGCGGCACCGCGGCGCTCGACATGATGCTGCACCTGATCGCGCGCCAGCACGGCTTCAAGCTGGCGAACGAGGTTTCCGAGCAGTTCATCCACGACCGCATCCGCGAGCCGCACGATCACCAGCGCATGGAACTGCGCGCCCGCCTCGGCGTCAGCCATCCGAAGCTGATCGCGGTGATCGCCGAGATGGAAGCCAACCTCGAGGAGCCGCTGAGCCAGACCGCGCTCGCCGACAAGGCCGGGCTCTCGACGCGCCAGCTCGAGCGGCTGTTCCGCAAGTATCTATCCAGCACGCCGACGCGCTATTACCTCAATCTGCGCCTGCAGCGCGCGCGCCAGCTACTGGCCCAGACCAGCATGTCGATCCTCTCGGTGGCGCTCGCCTGCGGCTTCGTCTCGGCGAGCCATTTCTCCAAATGCTACCGTGAATGTTTCGGCCGCACCCCGCGGGCGGAACGGGCCGTCAGGCACGACGCGCCGACATTGGTGATGCAGAAACTCGCGGGCTGA